tttgttgttgttgttgttgttgttgggtataTGAAATTGGTTTACATAGTAATTGTCATTTGTTAATCATGGTCTTATTTGGCTGGTTATAATAGTTCCTTATAGGAGCTTTTGTGAGTATTATTCAATTCTCTGTTGCGAATTATATAGTATAGCACAGGAATATCACCCATACTGAATCTAGAAGAGAACAGGGAATAAAATAGGTAAAATCGAGGGGAGATGAAGCTTATTTACTCGATCACAAACTTATTTACTTGAGGTGAAGCTTAAGTCGGGGTTTAATTGGTTTGGTTATACAGTTAGAGGATGGTGGTGGGATGGGAAGAGATGAAAGCATTTCTGGGATTAAAAGTTTGCCCCTTTGCTTTATTGTTTAGTTTTATATTTCAGTTATTATGAGCACTTTCTTTCTATTAATTACTTAAGCCCAGTTAATTCAATTCCATTTTAAAATTTGGTGATGTGTGGCACTTATTGTTGCATTCCATTAAGCCTTTTTATTAAGTTTATAGTATAGTTGAGCACACCTCTGAAGAAGCCATACGAGAGTGCTAAATGTTGTGAAGAAGTTAATGAAATGTGCTATATGGACCTTGtattccatttttctttgtCTCTCCAGTGTTGTCGTAGGATGTTTTGTTGGAGCTTCAGTGATTTGATCAATTTCTTGATTATCTTGGTTTTCCTTCGCGAAAGATTTGGTAATGTGTTGTTGCTGTTAGAAGAGGCAGCTTCATGTGTGAATTTTCAGTGATGACTGTGACTTATTCTGCTTTAATGCAGTAATAAATGTGTGATAAACTTTGCCACACTGACCTGTTTTCCCTCAAGTTTACTTTGTTCTTCTGTTCTTTCGTGGGGAGGAGGAAGAGATACCAATGATTTCTGATTCTTTTGGTAACTGTCCAAAGATGGTGTGTTATGCAGGGATTACAGCAACTTTTGATCAATAAAGGTTGCCCTTTAGGCATATGTATGGGCTGATTTGTGCTTTTCATGGGAGGTGTAGAGGATGGCCAACCACCCTCAAAGCGGCTGAGATTATCTTCTGCAGCATCAAGCAGTCTTTCAAGTGACTTAAGAGCTGAAGAACCCATAGTTGCTGGCTCTTTGAGGGATTTGATGGCCCGACCTATAGAATGCCAAGGGGAAGAGGAGGTGATTGGTTCAAGAGGGGTGATAAAAAAGCTAGAATTTGTTCGACTTATAGCTGGTGCTTTATATGCTCTTGGTTATGAACGTACTGGTGTGTCCCTTGAGGAAGAATCCGGTATACCGTTGCACTCTGCTGCAGTGAACTTACTTATGCAACATGTTCTTGATGGGAGGTGGGATGAAAGTGCCTCGGTTTTACAAAGCATTGGTTTAGAGGACGAAACTGCCATTAAATCAGCCAAGTTTTTGATCTTGGAGCAGAAGTTTTTAGAGCTTTTAGCTGATGGAAAGACAATGGATGCGTTAAAGACACTGAGGACTGAAATTTCACCTCTACGTATCAAGACAAGTAGATTACATGAGCTTTCTTCTTGTATTCTTTATCACCCACCGAGTGAGAATGGATTTGCTCACAAAGACTTGCCGAAAGCAAAATTGCGTCCTGAAGTTCTTCACGAATTGCAAAAGTTGCTTCCTCCATCATTAATGGTACCTGCTAGAAGGCTGGAACATCTAGTAGAACAGGCCTTGAATTTGCAGCGTGGGACTTGCATATATCACAACTCTTCCGACTGGGAGATGTCATTGTATGCTGACCATCACTGTGGAAGAGACAATATTCCAAGTCGTACTTTGCAGGTTAGTATATGCTTTATGCTTTAAAAATGTATGATCACCTGTCTGATTCTCGGAAGCATAAAAGCCGATCTAGTTTCATAATCGTTGCCAGTCTTTTTTGTCCACTATAAATTTTGTGTGCAAATATCAAGGTTCTTTAAAATGTGTAGGATTTTCATCATTATTGTTCTTGCAAGCAATTTTGTTCTCTTTCTTCTTTAGCTATCACCACAAAGCTGTTACCCACTAGAGAATTCAACTTGTCTTAGACATGCCTACTAATATAAAAGTGGACTCACAGTAATCCTACCTATGAGATGCTTCACCAAAATGATTGTCAAATTCTGGTAATATTCTTTGTAGGAGCAGTGCTTTAATTGCAAAGTGATAACAGACAACCTGAAATTTAGAGGACTCACAGTAATCCTACCTAGCTCATTAATGATTCATGTAAATTTACTTGATGAAATTGTCATTTTTACGTCCCCTTCAATCAGTACTCTCACCAAATCTGATTCATCAATTTTCATACACCTTTTCGCTAAGCATCTCAATCCATCAGAAATAGGAACTTATTCTTACCGATTAGGGGATCACATGAGTTTTATCTCTAAGCTTATGTACATGATAGTATTGAGTGCCTTTGACCTTTTTTGAACTCAATGGCCTCACTAACCATCATTTATCTGCTTGTAGTTGGATTTCCTTTAATGGCCTTCTCCATCTGCTCATGTGTTGGCTTTTGTTTACCCTTTTCTTCCATTCCATTCCCTTCTAAGTTCTAATCTGGTCGTAGCTGTGATGTGCTGTGTCTTTTCTGGCATCCACTAGTAAATCTCCTTCAAATCTTCAATTTCTTTTCAAATTCGGCTGGCATCATGGACAACTGAGCTACGTTCTTATTATGTAGCAGACCTCGTTTTCTGGACAAGTTCTCTCTTCTTATTAACACCTTCTGAATCTTTCAAGCTTAAAAAGTAGCACAGCTATCACATAATCTCTGCTACCTGGTATGCTTGTGTGAGTGATGTAATCTTTGCATTCATCATATTTTTGCTTTTTCGTTTACTTCCCTTCTtaatttatactccgtattccTATATTGTAATATTACTATCACACATTTGACGTTGCTCGTTAGAGGAAAGAATGCATTCACATACAATTTTGGAGACTATTGTTCGATTGTATACAACTTTGTGTGCCCTAGTCATTCGTTGAGTCTTTGGTAAGTTGGTACTTCTGTATATCTATGTGGTGAAATTAGTGTTGAACTCTGGGTCATTTCCTACTTGGAGAGGTTTAGAGATCTAGCGCTGAagctagtttgttttaaggcaGTTTTGACTCAGAGTTTCAGATGCTACTCATAGGAAAACGAGAGGTGAAGACGTCAGGTTGAAGTTGATTATATTGAACAATGGATTGTTGTAATTTACGTACTGATTGTAACGATATTTAAGTTTTTTGTTCACATTTAAATATAGATGAAGTTTGAATACTGTGATGCATTTTATAGAGGATGACAATTGTATTTCTGATATTCAAAGACAGCGTTGTTCTCATGAAGCTTGAGGTATGATTGTTTTGACAGAAAGTACATGTCCTTTATGTTCTCTCCTCCCTTGTGCTCCCAATTCAAATGTAATTCTACACATCTGGTTGATTGGTTCATAATCAATTTTGGCTTATAATGTAACTCCCCCTTGTTAAACAAAGCTGTATGCAAATTTCAAACATCAAAAGGGTAGAATGCTTTAATTACCATAATCTATGCTTATATTAATTTAACATTTGTTATAACCTAAGGGTATTTTTTAACAACCTAACTACCTATTAGGTTACGtcactatttaattaatttacacaCTGAAAATTGCTGTTAAATTAAAACATCAACAATGTCTGTTGAAAAATGATCCTAATGTATTAGgaaagttcagataaattttgTCTTTTTAAATAGTGGATAGCATGCTTTTGTAACCTATCTATGCGTCGTCTTTTGTGTCCATAATTTCTAATCGGTGTCTTCTTTTAATTTCTGAATATATCACTAGTCTGCTCGTGGCTTTTAATTCCTATCTTCTTGCCTGCCTGTGGTCCGTTCGTCTCTTTAATTAATTGGAGAGATTGACATTCAGTTGTTCTTCTGATTTCTCACTTGGATGTGACGGTTGAAGTACCTTCTTTATTCATTGTTGTGGTCTCCTGAAATTTATGGTTCCTGTCTTACTGATGCATGAGCAGATTTTAGAAGGGCACCAAGACGAAGTGTGGTTCTTGCAATTTTCTCATAAAGGAAAATATTTAGCATCAGCATCAAATGATCGTTCAGCTATAATATGGGAGGTAAgctttcgctctcccttttctcatTCTTTACTCTTCTGAGCAAGGGTTAGGTATCAGATAGTCAAAGGATCCAACTTGGTTTGCATTTGACTTTGTAAGTTGCTATAATGCTTCTCAGTAAAGAGGTTGGGTGAGCAGAGGAAGGAATACAAAAATACCCCTTCTGTGTCGACCTTGTAAAGTTAAATCAAGGAGAACCATTGGTGTTCTTACCACCTACCACaaacttttcttttctttttaagcCCATCATTACTTCAACTTCTAATCAGAGGGAACCTTTTAAAACATACGAAGTACTAGAGTTACTATTTCTTGGAAACATGATTCTTCTCTGTCTTAGAGGAAAAGAGTCTTACAGGTAAAGCGAATTTTAGCCAAGTCGTAAGATGTTTAGTGAGAATGGTGTCAGACAGTTGCTTACCAGGGAATCAAATATAATTAGAAGTGGGAAATCTGTGAGATGTTTTATGAAGATATTGTGGGAATGCTCATAATTATGGTTCGGAATATGTGGATGTTTGAGCATGGTAAGCTTTTTGAATGGGAAACTAGGCACATCAGTCAGAACCTTCACATGTACGAAAAATTGTTAAAGCAGGCTTGGTTTCTtttgctaattgattatgaataggTAGCTTGGTGTCTGAACAGAAGTTTTGCATAGTGTTATTAGCAGTTAGCAGATAGACAGTAGCATCAGTTTTCTTTTAAGAAAAAGGTTGTGTAGGCTATTTAGTTGTTGAGAAGAGGTCTTCACTGTTTAGGAAgtgtttttttcctttttgttggGGCTCAAAAATTGACTTTCTGCAGTTTCCTtctttaaatataatttttggGGGGTTGGACTTGGGGGTGTTTATAACAGTTGAGAGCAGCTTATTATTACCATTTATAATTGGAAAAATTGATGCTACCAGTCCAGCTATGGGTGGTCTTCTTTAGAAGGTCTCAACTTTTGATTAATCCAGGCGTTCTCGACTTTGGGGGTCTTAACTTTAAACGAGCCCAAACAAACGTGTTAGGTTTATGTTGgtcgtttattttattttttaaaaaaattataaaaataagaaaaattaagcCCCGCTTTTGGGGCAAAAAGAAGCTCCTGGATGAagttataaatttaattaagcACTCGGTCAAATTCAAAAGACTCAAATTCATAAGCCCTTGACctgaaataaaatatttaatccTCTATCagaaatgaaaaatatattaataaacccCGATCGAGATTAAAAAGACTTAAACACCCGGTCCaaactcaaaataaaataaaattcatccccttgctggaattttaaaaaatcaatccCCCGTTCggaattttaaaataatttagttTTTACaagaataattttttaaattaatattttcttcTGTTTGCATTTACGTTCAACAATAAAACTACTAATGATATTGTGCCACGTGGGCATGAaagaaatacaaaagaaaaaattaaccGGTTGTAAGTTACGAAGTCCAGTGAAAGTTaagacccccccccccccccaaagcTGGTCCGCCCAGAATTAATCAAAAGTTGAGACCTTTTAAAGAAGACCGACAATAGTTGGTACTGGTGGTGTCAATTTTCCTTTATATTTTTAACTTAAAAATCCTTACGTTAAAATTGATAACGAGGTCATGTTTATAAACTTAAGCATTAACATTGCCGAGTTttcttaacttttttttaaaaaaaaattccgaGTTTTCTTACCTATGTGCTTAGTGGCTTACGCTCGAAACCACCTTGAGAGGTTAAATCATGGATCCTAGTCTTGACTAGTTAGGGGGCATCTGCCTTGACTGAGGGGAGGCCTATATTAAGTATTTTTACATCCCAAGTTGTATGATAAAATGCATATATAGTTACATACTTGAAAACATTGCCAAAACATATTATATGTGGTTTTTCTAGTCACAAGTTTGCATGTTGCTGCCTAATGGATTTGCAGCTTAGGTACAAGTATTGTTATCTGTGTTAAGTTGTTAACTTCGTCTCTTCTATATAACCTATGTGACTATGTCATTCCAGTTTGACAAGGGTATAGAATCCTTGCCCAATTTCAAGGGTATACTAGACACTTTGACAAGGGT
This genomic stretch from Spinacia oleracea cultivar Varoflay chromosome 3, BTI_SOV_V1, whole genome shotgun sequence harbors:
- the LOC110783570 gene encoding WD repeat-containing protein 26 homolog, with translation MGGVEDGQPPSKRLRLSSAASSSLSSDLRAEEPIVAGSLRDLMARPIECQGEEEVIGSRGVIKKLEFVRLIAGALYALGYERTGVSLEEESGIPLHSAAVNLLMQHVLDGRWDESASVLQSIGLEDETAIKSAKFLILEQKFLELLADGKTMDALKTLRTEISPLRIKTSRLHELSSCILYHPPSENGFAHKDLPKAKLRPEVLHELQKLLPPSLMVPARRLEHLVEQALNLQRGTCIYHNSSDWEMSLYADHHCGRDNIPSRTLQILEGHQDEVWFLQFSHKGKYLASASNDRSAIIWEVSLNGEVSLKHRLCGHQRAVSQVLWSPDDQQILTCGAEEMVRRWDVLSGECLQVYEKAGIPAVSCAWSPDGEFVFAGFSDKSIGMWDLNGKELECWKGQRTLKISDLEITRDGKHIISICREAAILLLDRETKLEKFIEEDQAITSFSLSNDGKFLLVDLLNQEIHLWNIDGDVKLVARYKGHKRSRFVVRSCFGGLEQSFIASGSEDSQVFIWHRSSGKLVETLPGHSGVINCVSWNPVDHHMLATASDDRTIRIWGLNGANMKRRVYQSNGTHQCNGKL